Genomic window (Allostreptomyces psammosilenae):
TCCGGCTGGCCACGGTCTACCTCGACGACGCGCGGGTGCGGGCGGTGCTGCGGGCCTCGGCGGACGACTTCGCCGAGGCCCTGACCCGCCTGGACGGACGGGTGGAACTGGGGGTCAAGGTGTTCGCGCTGGGCGGGCCGCCCGAGGGCGCCCCCGCGCCGGCGCCGCCACCCGCGCCCGGCGCCTCCGCCGCGCCCGGCAGCGGGGCGGCCTACCTGGCCCGCCGCCGCGCCGAGCGCCGCCTGCGCGAGGAGACCTGGCAGCGGGCCGCCCGGCTGGCCGGCCGGCTGGACGACGAACTGCGTCCGCTCGCCGAGGCCGGCCGCGCGCTGCGCCCGCAGCGCGCCGAGCCCGCCGGGGCGGCCGGCGTGGCCGGGGAGAACGTCTGGAACCACGCCTACCTGCTGCGCGCGGAACGGACCGAGGCGTTCACCGCGCTGGTGCGCGCGCTGGCCGCCGGCGAGGACGGCCTGCGGGTGGAGGTGACCGGACCGTGGGCGCCGTACTCCTTCGCCGCGCCGCCCGAACCCGGGGGCGTGCCGTCATGACGTTCCCCGACGCCGTCGACGAGTCCCTGCCGCACTGGGACGGCCGGGAGTCCACCGTCTCCACCGCGGCGCTGTGGGACGAGGGCGAGGAGAGTCCGCTGGCCGGACGGGAGGTGGCGCTGGTGGACCTGCTGGACCGGGTGCTCGCCAAGGGCGTGGTGCTGACCGGCGACCTCACCGTGCGGATCGCCGACGTGGACCTGGTGCACGTCTCGCTGCGCGCCCTGATCAGTTCGGTACGGGCGGACGGGGCGGTGCCGTGGAGGGACTGACCCCGGGGCCGGCGGGCGTGGGCCGCGCGGTGGCCCGCGCCGGGGCCCGGATCGAGGTGAACCAGGACACGGTGGAGCGTGACCTGATGAAGCTGGTGTTGACGGTGGTGGAGTTGTTGCGGCAGTTGGTGGAGCGGCAGGCGTTGCGGCGGGTGGAGGAGGGGGACCTGTCTCAGGAGCAGGAGGAGCGGATGGGGTTGACGCTGATGCTGCTGGACGACCGGATGCGTGAGCTGCGGGAGCGCTACGGGTTCGACCTGGCCGATCTCAACCTCGACCTCGGGCCGCTCGGCCCCCTGCTGCCCCGCGACTGACCCCGACCGACCCGCGACTGACCCACGGCCCGCGACCGGCCCGCGACCGGCCCGCGTCCCGTGGACGGCCGGGTGGGATGTGTGAAGCCGGGCAGGCGGGGCAACCGGCCCTGCGCCCCACACGACGCGGCGGGAGTCGGGAACGACGCGGGAGCGAGGGATGCGCATGGGCGAGCACAAGGGGAGGACGATCCCCGCGGCCGTGGCGGTCCGCCGCGCGGTCGCGCAGCTGCGCGAACTGGTGGGCCACGAGCCCGAGTCGGTCATCGCGGTCCGGCGGGCGTCCCACGGCTGGGAGATGGACATCGAGGTCGTGGAGCTCGCCCGCACCCCGGAGAGCAGCAGCGTGCTGGCCTCCTACCACGTGGAGCTCGACGCCGACGGCGGCCTGAGCGGCTACCACCGCACCCGCCGCTACACCCGCGAGCAGGTCGACCAGCCGGCGGGCCCGGTGCTGCACCACCGGTGAGGCCGGGCCTCGCCCCACCGGGCTGCCCGACGGCCGAACGCCGGCGGGCCGGCCGGACCGTGGTGGTCCGACCGGCCCGCGGGCGTCTCGGTCAGTGCGGCAGGCCGGAGCTGCGCCAGGCCAGCCGGCCGGGGGGCGGCAGCGGGGCCATCAGCCGGCCGCGGTCCACCCACGTGGAGCTGGTGCGGGACTCCTCGGCGGCGGCCGCCGCCTTGGCCGACCCGATCCGGCCCATGATCACCGCGAGCACCGCGGCCAGTTCCTCGGGGGTCGGATTCCCTCGGACCACCCGCACGGCCGCCGCCTCCGCCCGGTACGTCATCCCGCCTCCCCAGGGTTCGCTGCTTCCTCGGGTGCTCTCGCCCCCGGCAAAGCCTCTCATCCCCAGAACGGGTCCCGCCAACCCCCGCTCACCGGTTCCTCCGGCGGTCCGTTCCCTCAGCGCGGTCGCCCCGGCCGTCACAGCGGCACGTTCCCGTGCTTCTTCGGCGGCAGGGTCTGCCGCTTGGTGCGCAGCTGGCGCAGCGCCCGCACGATCTGCACCCGGGTCTCGGAGGGCTCGATCACCGCGTCGAGGTAGCCGCGCTCGGCCGCCACGTACGGGTTGACCAGGGCGTCCTCGTACTCGGTGATCAGCTCGGCGCGGCGGGCCTCGACGTCCTCGGCGGCGGCCAGGGTGCGCCGGTGCAGGATGTTGACCGCGCCCTGCGCGCCCATCACGGCGAGCTGCGCGCTGGGCCAGGCCAGGTTGACGTCGGCGCCGAGGTGCTTGGAGCCCATCACGATGTAGGCGCCGCCGTACGCCTTCCGGGTGATCACGGTCACCAGCGGCACGGTGGCCTCGGCGTAGGCGTAGATCAGCTTGGCGCCGCGCCGGATGATGCCGTTCCACTCCTGGTCGGTGCCGGGCAGGAAGCCGGGGACGTCGACGAAGGTGAGGACGGGCACGTTGAAGGCGTCGCAGGTGCGCACGAAGCGCGCGGCCTTCTCGGAGGCGTCGATGTCCAGGGTGCCGGCGAACTGCATCGGCTGGTTGGCGATGATGCCGACCGGGTGGCCCTCGACCCGGCCGAAGCCGGTGATCACGTTGGGCGCGAACAGCGACTGGGTCTCCAGGAAGTCGCCGTCGTCCAGCACGTGCTCGATCACCGTGTGCATGTCGTACGGCTGGTTCGGCGAGTCCGGCACCAGGGTGTCCAGGTCCCGGTCGTAGTCGCTGATCTCCAGGTCCGCCTGCTCCGGGAAGGCGGGGGGCTCCTCCAGGTTGTTGGAGGGCAGGAAGGACAGCAGCGACTTGACGTACTCCACGGCCTCCTTCTCGTCCGCGGCCATGTGGTGGGCGCAGCCGGAGGTGGCGTTGTGGGTGCGGGCGCCGCCGAGCTCCTCGAAGGTGACGTCCTCGCCGGTGACCGTCTTGATCACGTCCGGGCCGGTGATGAACATGTTGGAGGTCTTGTCGACCA
Coding sequences:
- a CDS encoding GvpL/GvpF family gas vesicle protein: MSGGRPRAGGRVSYLYAVLPRPAGDRLPRPLTGLADAPVHLVGHGRLAAAVSALPADDHDEQALRAHLEDLDRLTAMARAHHRVVERLSALGPVLPFRLATVYLDDARVRAVLRASADDFAEALTRLDGRVELGVKVFALGGPPEGAPAPAPPPAPGASAAPGSGAAYLARRRAERRLREETWQRAARLAGRLDDELRPLAEAGRALRPQRAEPAGAAGVAGENVWNHAYLLRAERTEAFTALVRALAAGEDGLRVEVTGPWAPYSFAAPPEPGGVPS
- a CDS encoding gas vesicle protein, which codes for MAGREVALVDLLDRVLAKGVVLTGDLTVRIADVDLVHVSLRALISSVRADGAVPWRD
- a CDS encoding gas vesicle protein K, whose product is MARAGARIEVNQDTVERDLMKLVLTVVELLRQLVERQALRRVEEGDLSQEQEERMGLTLMLLDDRMRELRERYGFDLADLNLDLGPLGPLLPRD
- a CDS encoding gas vesicle protein GvpO, whose protein sequence is MGEHKGRTIPAAVAVRRAVAQLRELVGHEPESVIAVRRASHGWEMDIEVVELARTPESSSVLASYHVELDADGGLSGYHRTRRYTREQVDQPAGPVLHHR
- a CDS encoding acyl-CoA carboxylase subunit epsilon, with the translated sequence MTYRAEAAAVRVVRGNPTPEELAAVLAVIMGRIGSAKAAAAAEESRTSSTWVDRGRLMAPLPPPGRLAWRSSGLPH
- a CDS encoding acyl-CoA carboxylase subunit beta → MPDPDIDIHTTAGKLADLRRRMDEAVRAGSARAEEKQHAKGKLTARERIDMLLDEGSFVELDALKRHRSHNFGTEKNRPLGDGVVTGYGTVDGREVCVYAQDFTVFGGSLSEANGQKITKIMDFAVRTGRPVIGINDGGGARIQEGVDALAMFGEIFVRNVHASGVVPQISLIMGPSAGGAVYSPALTDFVVMVDKTSNMFITGPDVIKTVTGEDVTFEELGGARTHNATSGCAHHMAADEKEAVEYVKSLLSFLPSNNLEEPPAFPEQADLEISDYDRDLDTLVPDSPNQPYDMHTVIEHVLDDGDFLETQSLFAPNVITGFGRVEGHPVGIIANQPMQFAGTLDIDASEKAARFVRTCDAFNVPVLTFVDVPGFLPGTDQEWNGIIRRGAKLIYAYAEATVPLVTVITRKAYGGAYIVMGSKHLGADVNLAWPSAQLAVMGAQGAVNILHRRTLAAAEDVEARRAELITEYEDALVNPYVAAERGYLDAVIEPSETRVQIVRALRQLRTKRQTLPPKKHGNVPL